The following proteins are co-located in the Maridesulfovibrio sp. genome:
- a CDS encoding radical SAM protein, whose protein sequence is MSVNEEFFYYGKEEPSPEETGGRLPTALVFPGRKGSALSTLGWQAVYRLLAPDAELAVERFFLGEPGKPSVSMDSDKELSEFPLIGFSINFEEEYLHLVRMLKDSGVPPLAAERPDFPLVMGGGPVAFLNPAPIAPFFDFFWVGEAEAGLKDLCLELKQHIYNGGSKNEFLDLIKDRDGVYVPGMTKGQVRRAVLPPGPVSEGHGVPLLSDPAYSCFISPEAVFKDMFLVEVNRGCPYGCRFCAAGYIYRPPRHASIDQLKKIVELADPPKVGLVGTALTDWPDLLPYIEWLKKRKTKFSLSSVRADGLTEELLDILRASGVRTVTLALEGASRRLRDAASKNLEEEDFLRAVELCAAKGVNHLRVYVIVGWPGETAEDYDELALMLDKMDEARKRGQGKKKKQFMRITFGASCLVPKPWTPLQWAAMPSEKELKDVLSKVKGLTKKYKGIAFSGDNPFQARLQGILSRGDESLAEFISYAAENGGWKKASKFFEGDINRFIDQELDKDSPLPWDFINTGVKKSYLWREWQRFQKAEKTPVCPPDGCAECKSCGMHQWLEEI, encoded by the coding sequence ATGTCCGTAAATGAGGAATTCTTCTATTACGGAAAGGAAGAACCCTCGCCCGAGGAAACAGGAGGCCGTCTGCCCACGGCTCTTGTCTTTCCCGGACGAAAGGGGTCTGCACTCTCAACCTTAGGTTGGCAGGCTGTCTATCGTCTGCTGGCTCCGGACGCGGAGCTTGCGGTAGAGCGATTCTTCCTTGGCGAACCGGGAAAACCGTCTGTTTCCATGGACAGTGATAAAGAACTGTCCGAGTTTCCCCTGATCGGCTTCAGCATCAACTTTGAGGAGGAGTACCTCCATCTGGTCAGGATGCTGAAAGATTCGGGCGTTCCGCCACTGGCGGCGGAACGCCCGGACTTCCCGCTGGTTATGGGCGGAGGTCCGGTGGCCTTCCTCAATCCCGCACCCATCGCGCCCTTCTTCGACTTCTTCTGGGTAGGAGAAGCTGAAGCGGGATTGAAGGATCTGTGCCTCGAACTGAAGCAGCATATCTACAACGGGGGAAGCAAAAATGAATTTCTGGATCTGATCAAAGACCGGGACGGCGTCTACGTTCCGGGCATGACCAAAGGTCAGGTCCGCAGGGCAGTGCTGCCTCCGGGACCGGTTTCAGAGGGTCACGGAGTGCCCCTCCTGAGCGATCCCGCATATTCCTGTTTTATCAGCCCGGAAGCGGTCTTCAAGGACATGTTCCTTGTGGAGGTCAACCGGGGCTGTCCGTATGGCTGTAGATTCTGTGCCGCCGGATACATCTACCGTCCGCCGCGTCACGCTTCCATTGACCAGCTCAAGAAGATCGTGGAGCTTGCCGATCCGCCCAAGGTAGGTCTGGTAGGCACAGCCCTCACAGACTGGCCCGACCTGCTCCCTTACATTGAGTGGCTCAAGAAACGTAAGACCAAATTTTCTCTCTCATCCGTTCGCGCTGACGGACTTACCGAGGAATTGCTGGATATCCTGCGCGCATCCGGAGTGCGCACCGTAACCCTAGCTCTTGAAGGAGCCAGCAGGCGTTTACGCGATGCGGCCAGCAAGAACCTTGAGGAAGAGGATTTCCTGCGCGCTGTGGAACTCTGCGCCGCCAAAGGAGTCAACCATTTACGGGTTTACGTCATTGTGGGCTGGCCAGGTGAAACAGCTGAAGACTACGACGAACTGGCTCTCATGCTTGACAAGATGGATGAAGCCCGCAAGCGCGGTCAGGGTAAAAAGAAAAAGCAGTTCATGCGCATAACCTTCGGTGCCAGTTGCCTTGTGCCTAAACCATGGACTCCGTTGCAGTGGGCTGCAATGCCTTCGGAAAAAGAACTCAAGGACGTTCTTTCCAAGGTCAAAGGGCTGACCAAAAAATATAAAGGAATTGCCTTTTCAGGCGACAATCCTTTTCAGGCCAGACTGCAAGGCATACTTTCCCGTGGCGACGAATCTCTTGCTGAATTCATCAGCTACGCTGCAGAAAACGGCGGCTGGAAGAAGGCATCCAAATTTTTCGAAGGCGATATCAATCGCTTTATTGATCAAGAGCTTGATAAAGACTCTCCCCTGCCATGGGACTTCATCAATACCGGAGTAAAAAAGTCCTACCTGTGGCGTGAATGGCAACGGTTCCAAAAAGCCGAAAAAACACCGGTCTGCCCGCCTGACGGATGCGCCGAATGCAAAAGCTGCGGCATGCACCAATGGCTTGAAGAAATTTAA
- a CDS encoding DUF2318 domain-containing protein, protein MKKMFLLLAFLLLPVNGFTGMKIGDQELNIPISEVNDGQAHYYSIDINGKEIRFFVVRSKDGIIRAAFDACDVCYHSKKGYSQKGDFMICNNCGMRFHSTRINVVNGGCNPSPLEREIKGDKLVISLDAVRSGAMYF, encoded by the coding sequence ATGAAAAAAATGTTTTTGCTTTTGGCTTTTCTGCTGCTGCCCGTGAACGGATTCACAGGAATGAAGATCGGAGATCAGGAACTGAACATCCCGATTAGTGAAGTAAACGACGGGCAGGCCCACTACTATTCAATCGATATAAATGGAAAAGAAATCCGTTTCTTTGTAGTCCGCAGCAAGGATGGAATTATCCGTGCAGCCTTTGATGCATGTGATGTCTGCTACCATTCAAAAAAGGGCTACTCACAGAAAGGAGACTTCATGATCTGCAACAATTGCGGAATGCGTTTCCATTCCACACGTATCAATGTGGTCAATGGCGGCTGCAATCCTTCTCCGCTGGAAAGAGAAATCAAAGGTGATAAACTGGTAATATCTCTGGATGCGGTCAGGTCCGGGGCCATGTACTTTTAA
- a CDS encoding FtsX-like permease family protein, translating into MNLFTIPLRNLGRRPLRTILLCAVFTVGVMSVVSIQLLSTVVGNSLEEKMNKFGANILITPKTESLSVSYGGLDLGNVAYGSHELQGTPVLKAVRNIDLKERLSAVAPKFAAISIIKGQQVAVVGVSMADELNIKTHWYPRGRFPEKQNEIVIGVNAAGKLGINPGDTLEIEGNKLLTTGILDPTGTEDDNVIFMDIDLLRNSVGRPGAVHFIEVAALCSGCPIDEIVQQIVKAVPGAEVKALQHVVKQRMSAISFVNQMAWTVSGVILLTACFMIGLSIFSAVNERKTEIGLMRSLGFSTGSVFSIFCLEALLMGCISGILGYLGGFLASGEIIKNLNMGEAEITFDPLAFGITFLAVAGLAVLAATIPSLRATRVDPSRTLVSL; encoded by the coding sequence ATGAATCTTTTCACTATTCCCCTGCGTAACCTCGGCCGCCGCCCTTTGCGCACCATTCTTCTCTGCGCGGTGTTCACAGTGGGAGTCATGTCAGTGGTTTCCATCCAGCTGCTTTCCACGGTTGTGGGCAACAGCCTTGAAGAAAAAATGAATAAATTCGGGGCTAACATCCTGATTACCCCGAAAACTGAATCCCTGTCCGTAAGTTATGGAGGACTCGACCTCGGTAATGTTGCCTATGGATCCCACGAATTGCAGGGGACTCCGGTACTTAAAGCCGTTCGCAATATTGATCTAAAAGAGCGGCTTAGCGCCGTAGCTCCCAAATTCGCTGCCATTTCGATAATTAAAGGGCAGCAGGTTGCGGTTGTCGGGGTCAGCATGGCTGATGAATTGAATATCAAGACCCATTGGTATCCGCGTGGACGTTTCCCTGAAAAGCAAAATGAAATTGTTATCGGCGTCAATGCCGCCGGCAAGCTGGGTATTAACCCAGGAGACACGCTTGAGATAGAAGGCAACAAACTTCTTACAACAGGCATTCTCGACCCTACCGGAACTGAAGACGACAATGTGATCTTTATGGATATTGACCTGCTGCGCAACAGTGTAGGCCGTCCTGGAGCTGTTCATTTCATTGAAGTTGCCGCACTTTGCTCCGGGTGTCCCATTGATGAGATCGTACAGCAAATCGTCAAGGCAGTCCCGGGGGCAGAAGTCAAAGCACTTCAGCATGTTGTAAAGCAGCGCATGTCTGCCATCAGCTTTGTAAATCAGATGGCTTGGACCGTGAGCGGAGTTATCCTGCTTACCGCCTGCTTTATGATCGGACTGTCAATCTTCTCGGCAGTTAATGAACGCAAAACAGAAATCGGACTTATGCGCTCACTGGGATTTTCAACAGGATCTGTATTTTCCATCTTCTGTCTTGAGGCCCTGCTCATGGGCTGCATTTCTGGAATTCTCGGTTATCTGGGCGGTTTCCTTGCCAGTGGAGAAATCATCAAGAACCTGAACATGGGTGAAGCTGAAATTACCTTTGATCCGCTGGCTTTCGGAATCACATTTCTGGCTGTGGCCGGGTTGGCAGTGCTTGCCGCAACTATCCCCTCACTGCGAGCCACACGCGTTGATCCATCTAGAACACTTGTTTCACTGTAA
- a CDS encoding ABC transporter ATP-binding protein, with the protein MLRTESISHSYGEGSAAVTVLDNVSINIPEGGFTSIVGRSGSGKSTLLSVISSLLKPNQGQVYFKDSEITNLPGSEIDRLRKEEFSIIFQSHHLLPYLTAHENVLLPFLDRLAPAKKELLEHGRDCLERVGLAGKEDRLPGQLSGGEQQRVAIARALVKSPSILFADEPCGSLDKSTGNEIIEILQNLNQEGLTIAMVTHDRVHASMAKDTIALEDGKTI; encoded by the coding sequence ATGCTTAGAACAGAATCAATCAGCCATAGCTATGGCGAAGGGTCCGCAGCTGTAACAGTTCTGGACAACGTATCAATCAATATTCCCGAAGGTGGATTCACCTCAATTGTCGGCCGTTCCGGTTCAGGCAAATCAACTTTGCTAAGCGTCATATCAAGCCTGCTCAAACCCAATCAGGGGCAGGTTTATTTCAAGGACAGCGAAATAACTAACCTGCCCGGATCTGAGATTGACCGGCTCAGAAAAGAAGAATTCTCCATTATCTTCCAATCCCACCACCTTCTGCCGTATCTCACTGCCCATGAAAATGTACTCCTGCCCTTTCTGGACAGACTGGCACCGGCCAAGAAAGAACTACTGGAACACGGACGGGATTGCCTTGAACGGGTGGGACTTGCAGGAAAGGAAGATCGTCTTCCCGGACAGCTCTCAGGCGGAGAACAACAAAGGGTCGCCATTGCAAGGGCTCTGGTAAAGTCACCGTCCATACTCTTCGCTGACGAACCTTGCGGAAGTCTGGACAAATCAACCGGCAATGAAATCATAGAAATCCTCCAGAACCTCAATCAGGAAGGACTGACCATAGCCATGGTTACGCATGACCGTGTTCACGCCAGCATGGCCAAAGACACAATCGCACTGGAAGACGGCAAAACTATTTAG
- a CDS encoding Spy/CpxP family protein refolding chaperone — MKKKIVIPVVAIMVMTMAGTAMARGGYHGGEQNGYNNGPRQIFEQLTPEKQQEVKTIFQKHQDEFQSIKSQMWAKRTELNALVDSGKADQKTISKLVKEMVDLRTKAYNLRKQVNSEIETATGIEMPVRGLGGGRCFDDDGPRNGRRPKNDNRGCWNS, encoded by the coding sequence ATGAAAAAGAAGATCGTGATTCCCGTAGTTGCAATTATGGTTATGACCATGGCCGGAACAGCAATGGCCCGTGGCGGCTACCACGGAGGCGAACAGAACGGATACAATAACGGCCCCCGACAGATCTTTGAGCAGCTTACCCCGGAAAAGCAGCAGGAAGTTAAAACCATCTTTCAAAAACATCAGGACGAATTCCAGAGCATTAAAAGTCAGATGTGGGCAAAGCGCACTGAACTGAATGCACTGGTAGATTCCGGTAAAGCCGATCAAAAAACAATCAGCAAACTGGTGAAGGAAATGGTCGACTTGAGAACCAAGGCTTACAACCTCCGCAAACAGGTTAATAGTGAAATTGAAACAGCCACCGGAATTGAAATGCCCGTGCGCGGACTTGGCGGCGGTCGCTGCTTCGATGACGACGGTCCCCGCAACGGACGTAGACCTAAGAATGATAACAGAGGGTGTTGGAACTCATAA
- a CDS encoding periplasmic heavy metal sensor: MKRKTLIPLIVVMVLAVASVAMARNGYRNAGYHNGNWAAYEQLTPEKQQQVQDIIKKYESTFQTLKSEQWAKHTELTALVDSGKADKETIHALVKELSDVRDKLYTEHNKMAAEIEKETGLSFSPMGQGYGKGGRGCGNYQQGCPGGSGNCGNFRQMNCPGGNCY, translated from the coding sequence ATGAAGAGAAAAACTCTGATTCCGCTGATCGTTGTGATGGTTCTGGCAGTAGCTTCTGTCGCCATGGCACGAAACGGTTACCGGAACGCTGGTTACCACAACGGTAACTGGGCTGCATATGAGCAGCTGACACCTGAAAAGCAACAGCAGGTTCAGGACATCATCAAAAAATACGAATCCACATTTCAAACCCTGAAAAGCGAACAGTGGGCAAAACACACTGAACTTACAGCTCTGGTGGATTCCGGCAAAGCCGATAAAGAGACCATTCATGCTCTGGTAAAAGAACTTTCCGATGTACGTGACAAGCTTTACACCGAGCACAACAAGATGGCCGCTGAAATAGAAAAAGAAACCGGTCTGTCATTTTCCCCCATGGGACAAGGATACGGTAAAGGCGGCAGAGGCTGCGGTAATTATCAGCAGGGATGTCCCGGCGGTAGCGGTAACTGCGGAAACTTCAGGCAGATGAATTGTCCCGGCGGCAATTGCTACTAA
- a CDS encoding DUF4405 domain-containing protein, with protein sequence MFRKITSLTSFFSFIVLIVTSVILYIVPQGRVAYWADWSLLGLSKEQWGDIHICTGVLFLAVSILHIWLNWKPILAYLKKKAGEANFTSPAFFISLIITLFVAFGTLAGLPPMKQVLELSQDFKAMGEAKYGIPPYGHAELSPLQVFCKRMGLDLDKAVASIKNSGIELESAKESIKSIADKAGLTPKALHEIILKDQPGKDSSVKTITTAAPNKQDQSHSPGAGIGRMSLENYCAKFNLDLNTALGILREKGVVVDKDTTIKEIAGALGLDSPRAIGELLNP encoded by the coding sequence ATGTTTAGAAAAATTACTTCCCTGACCAGTTTTTTTTCCTTTATTGTCCTGATCGTTACCAGCGTCATCCTGTATATTGTTCCTCAGGGACGTGTGGCGTACTGGGCGGATTGGAGTCTGCTCGGCCTGAGTAAAGAGCAATGGGGCGATATACACATCTGCACCGGAGTTCTTTTCCTTGCTGTATCCATCCTGCACATCTGGCTGAACTGGAAGCCAATCCTCGCTTACCTCAAAAAGAAAGCCGGTGAAGCAAATTTCACCTCTCCTGCTTTTTTTATCAGCCTCATTATTACCCTTTTTGTGGCCTTCGGCACTCTGGCCGGACTGCCGCCCATGAAGCAGGTACTTGAGCTCAGTCAGGATTTTAAAGCCATGGGTGAAGCCAAATACGGCATACCTCCATATGGTCATGCGGAGCTCAGTCCGCTTCAGGTTTTCTGCAAACGCATGGGGCTTGATCTTGATAAAGCCGTTGCCTCCATCAAAAATTCCGGCATAGAGCTTGAGTCCGCGAAAGAAAGCATCAAATCCATTGCCGATAAAGCGGGACTTACTCCTAAGGCACTGCATGAAATCATCCTCAAGGATCAACCCGGTAAAGATAGCTCTGTAAAAACAATAACTACTGCTGCTCCTAATAAACAGGATCAATCCCACTCTCCGGGAGCCGGAATCGGACGAATGAGTCTTGAAAATTATTGCGCAAAGTTCAATCTTGACCTGAATACAGCTCTGGGCATTTTACGCGAAAAAGGCGTGGTTGTTGACAAAGACACCACCATAAAGGAAATTGCAGGCGCTCTTGGACTCGACTCTCCGCGAGCCATAGGTGAACTGCTCAATCCTTAA